A window of Pedobacter lusitanus contains these coding sequences:
- the fdhD gene encoding formate dehydrogenase accessory sulfurtransferase FdhD, with protein MVVNDSESISTKNVVINRINSHSSSALWDVLSVEEPLEIRICYGSASRQVKKNISVTMRTPGNDADLAIGFLFTEGIISSYVNIKKVYHLEVDCSMQKQNIVQVELADNFVPHLMQSDRNFYTTSSCGVCGKGSIQSIKTVSPFSHINRPEICLPIDVFYQLPVKLKEAQNEFAATGGIHASGLFTLEGDLILLREDVGRHNALDKLIGRALSDNSLPLAEHILLLSGRASFELIQKAAMAGISIVAAIGAPSSLAVELAKEFDMTLLGFLKENRFNIYNESKYHRIMSQL; from the coding sequence ATGGTCGTAAACGATTCAGAATCAATTTCTACCAAAAATGTAGTTATCAATAGGATAAACAGTCACTCCAGTTCTGCATTGTGGGATGTACTTTCTGTTGAAGAACCTTTGGAGATCAGAATATGCTACGGCTCTGCTTCCAGGCAGGTGAAGAAAAATATATCTGTGACCATGCGGACTCCCGGCAATGATGCTGATCTTGCCATTGGTTTCCTCTTTACTGAAGGAATCATTTCTTCTTATGTTAACATAAAGAAAGTTTATCATTTAGAAGTGGATTGCTCCATGCAGAAACAGAATATTGTTCAGGTTGAGCTGGCTGATAATTTTGTTCCCCATTTAATGCAATCAGACAGGAACTTTTATACGACTTCAAGTTGTGGCGTTTGTGGCAAAGGCTCTATTCAATCTATAAAAACAGTTAGTCCTTTTAGCCACATCAACAGGCCTGAAATATGTTTGCCTATCGATGTGTTCTATCAATTGCCTGTAAAGTTAAAGGAAGCACAAAATGAGTTTGCCGCTACAGGAGGAATTCATGCCTCGGGACTTTTTACACTGGAGGGGGATCTGATACTTTTAAGAGAAGATGTTGGAAGGCATAATGCGCTCGATAAATTGATCGGCAGAGCCCTAAGCGATAATTCTTTACCCTTAGCAGAACATATTTTATTACTGAGCGGAAGAGCGAGCTTTGAACTGATACAGAAAGCTGCCATGGCGGGTATTTCGATAGTCGCTGCAATTGGTGCACCTTCCAGCCTGGCAGTAGAACTGGCTAAAGAATTTGATATGACCCTTTTGGGCTTTCTGAAAGAAAACAGGTTTAATATTTATAACGAGAGCAAATACCACAGGATTATGAGCCAGTTATAG
- a CDS encoding serine hydrolase domain-containing protein: protein MKLKILTSIFLIQFGLLTLSVKAQEAPATDSIDTFLKSKMQQRHIPALQIAVVHDGKIIKDTTFGTANLEYNIKANDQTIFSVNSITKAFTGIAVMQLAEENKLKITDPLSLYLDSLPDSWKNITLQQVLTHTSGLPDLMDAEEQIMGHNDEREAMQTVKLLPVEFKPGQKFSYNQTGYVLIGQIITKLSGMHFTRFIEERQFKVAGMNLTRFGDSYDVIPNYAGAYTLTRQMGAGFVKNSTPGHAYMQIPVFFRTAAGIQSTATDLANWIIALKSGKLLKKQSSIDLLWTPAILANGKIGGFNRLTNGYAIGWPTVTRDEHPAVGPVGGGRSALFVYLKDDLSIVVLTNLMQGNPDQFIDEIAGYYIPEMHKANGFGLPKDLKKLRAELLKQGFDKAIPVAARLKKNDPSFNPGENELNGWGYELLAQKNIKAALSVFQLNVSLFPKSANVYDSLAEVQEATDNRTEALINYRQALKIDPQNKHAAGRIQALIKQ from the coding sequence ATGAAACTTAAAATTCTTACTTCGATTTTTCTTATCCAATTCGGCTTGCTTACATTATCTGTTAAAGCACAAGAAGCTCCTGCTACTGATAGCATAGATACTTTTTTAAAAAGTAAAATGCAGCAACGCCATATTCCGGCATTGCAGATTGCTGTTGTACATGATGGTAAAATTATCAAAGACACAACTTTTGGAACCGCTAACCTGGAATACAATATTAAGGCTAATGACCAGACCATATTCTCTGTAAATTCCATTACAAAGGCTTTTACCGGCATTGCGGTAATGCAACTGGCAGAAGAGAACAAGCTGAAGATAACAGATCCCTTATCACTTTATCTGGACAGCCTGCCGGATAGCTGGAAAAATATCACGCTGCAACAGGTATTAACCCATACTTCAGGGCTGCCAGACCTGATGGATGCTGAAGAACAGATTATGGGACATAACGACGAAAGGGAAGCTATGCAAACGGTAAAGTTACTTCCGGTTGAGTTTAAACCAGGGCAAAAGTTTAGTTATAACCAAACCGGCTACGTACTGATAGGACAAATCATTACCAAACTAAGCGGTATGCATTTTACACGTTTTATTGAAGAACGACAGTTTAAAGTGGCAGGAATGAATTTAACCCGTTTTGGCGATTCGTATGATGTGATCCCTAATTATGCCGGAGCGTATACTTTGACCCGGCAAATGGGGGCTGGTTTTGTGAAAAACAGTACGCCAGGTCATGCTTATATGCAAATACCTGTATTTTTCAGAACAGCTGCAGGTATTCAATCGACAGCAACTGATTTAGCAAACTGGATCATCGCTTTAAAAAGCGGCAAACTACTTAAAAAGCAATCCAGCATAGATCTGTTGTGGACTCCTGCTATACTCGCTAATGGTAAAATTGGTGGTTTTAATAGATTAACTAATGGTTATGCAATAGGCTGGCCAACCGTGACAAGGGATGAGCATCCTGCAGTCGGCCCGGTAGGTGGCGGTAGATCGGCCCTGTTTGTTTACTTAAAAGACGACCTGTCGATAGTTGTACTGACTAATTTAATGCAGGGTAATCCAGATCAGTTTATAGATGAAATTGCAGGCTACTATATTCCTGAAATGCATAAAGCCAATGGATTTGGCCTGCCGAAGGATTTGAAAAAGTTAAGAGCAGAACTGCTGAAGCAAGGCTTTGACAAGGCCATACCAGTTGCCGCACGTTTGAAAAAGAATGATCCTTCTTTCAATCCAGGTGAAAATGAACTTAACGGCTGGGGATATGAACTTTTAGCCCAGAAAAATATTAAAGCCGCACTGTCCGTTTTCCAGCTCAACGTGTCTCTGTTTCCAAAGAGTGCAAATGTATATGATAGCCTGGCCGAAGTACAGGAAGCTACTGATAACCGTACAGAGGCACTGATTAATTACAGGCAAGCGCTAAAAATTGATCCGCAAAATAAGCACGCGGCTGGAAGAATTCAGGCGCTTATAAAACAGTAG
- a CDS encoding Crp/Fnr family transcriptional regulator gives MKDLIQYLLKFGQLNESQCALIQLKAQFKKVKKGDYFSEAGKVARNVGYVTKGVFRICYYSKAGESFTRYFVYENRFVADINSFIDELPSAEYIEAVTDCEILVFSKKDFTELSLTIPGWTDIFSKITSYVMENKMRASSNMLVQDAQTRYLHFLAHYPGLANRIPQLMLASYLGITASSLSRIRKTVL, from the coding sequence ATGAAGGACTTAATCCAATACTTGCTCAAATTTGGACAGTTGAATGAATCCCAATGTGCTTTAATTCAATTGAAAGCACAATTTAAAAAAGTAAAGAAAGGAGATTATTTTTCCGAGGCAGGTAAAGTAGCCAGAAATGTAGGCTATGTTACCAAAGGTGTTTTCAGAATTTGTTATTATAGTAAAGCCGGTGAAAGTTTTACCCGGTATTTTGTTTACGAGAATCGCTTTGTTGCCGATATCAATAGTTTTATTGATGAGTTACCTTCAGCAGAATATATTGAAGCTGTCACTGACTGCGAAATTCTCGTCTTCTCCAAAAAGGATTTTACGGAATTATCATTAACCATACCCGGCTGGACTGATATTTTTTCCAAAATCACTTCTTATGTGATGGAAAATAAAATGAGGGCAAGCAGTAATATGCTGGTACAAGATGCTCAGACCCGCTATTTACACTTTTTAGCACACTATCCGGGATTAGCCAACCGGATTCCGCAGCTTATGCTGGCTTCTTACCTGGGAATTACGGCATCCTCACTTAGCCGTATCAGAAAAACTGTTCTCTAG
- a CDS encoding adenylosuccinate synthase, which translates to MKNVDVLLGLQWGDEGKGKVVDVLSSDYDLIARFQGGPNAGHTLEFDHQRFVLNTVPSGIFFNNTMNLIGNGVVIDPVTLVKELEMLKAAGHNLLAKGNLMISRKAHLILPTHLLLDAASEQKLGENKIGSTLKGIGPVYMDKTARNGLRIGDITSQDFKERYQNLVAKHTAILSTYGEVADFSEREKAFFTALEVLKQFPLVDAEHLVNDYLKQGKKVLAEGAQGTLLDIDFGSYPFVTSSNTTTAGACTGLGVAPNKIREVIGIFKAYCTRVGGGPFPTELADETGEHIRQTGKEFGAVSGRPRRTGWIDLPALKYAIMLNGVTQLVMTKADVLSGLAKIYVCTHYNYQGQLIDFMPYDICTEKPEPVLKEVDGWNEDITAVTGKLQIPAKLQTYIHLLETELGVPIKYLSVGPDRKQTLDLSLS; encoded by the coding sequence ATGAAGAATGTTGATGTTTTATTAGGCCTCCAGTGGGGCGACGAGGGCAAAGGAAAAGTTGTGGATGTGCTTAGTTCGGATTATGATCTGATTGCCCGTTTTCAGGGTGGCCCAAATGCCGGTCATACGCTGGAATTTGATCATCAAAGGTTTGTATTGAATACTGTGCCGTCGGGTATATTTTTCAATAACACGATGAACCTGATTGGTAACGGTGTGGTGATTGACCCTGTTACTTTGGTAAAAGAACTTGAAATGCTTAAAGCTGCGGGTCATAATTTATTAGCCAAAGGCAATCTGATGATCTCCCGAAAAGCACATTTGATTCTGCCTACACACCTGTTACTGGATGCTGCATCAGAGCAGAAACTAGGCGAAAATAAAATAGGCTCTACATTAAAAGGTATCGGCCCTGTTTATATGGACAAAACGGCCCGTAATGGATTGCGCATAGGCGATATCACCTCACAGGATTTTAAAGAACGTTATCAAAACCTGGTTGCTAAACATACAGCTATACTTAGCACTTATGGTGAAGTAGCCGATTTTAGCGAACGGGAAAAAGCATTCTTCACAGCGCTGGAAGTTTTGAAACAATTTCCACTGGTTGATGCAGAGCATTTAGTGAATGATTATCTTAAACAGGGAAAGAAAGTTTTAGCTGAAGGTGCACAGGGCACGCTGCTGGATATTGACTTTGGTTCTTATCCTTTTGTGACTTCATCTAATACAACGACCGCTGGTGCCTGTACAGGTTTAGGCGTTGCACCGAACAAAATTCGTGAGGTTATAGGTATTTTCAAAGCATATTGCACACGTGTAGGCGGCGGCCCCTTCCCTACCGAGCTTGCTGATGAAACGGGTGAGCATATAAGGCAGACAGGAAAAGAATTTGGTGCGGTAAGCGGTCGTCCCCGCCGTACTGGCTGGATAGATCTGCCTGCATTAAAATACGCTATTATGCTGAATGGCGTAACTCAGCTTGTGATGACAAAAGCTGATGTACTGAGTGGTTTAGCAAAGATATACGTGTGCACACATTACAATTATCAGGGTCAATTGATTGATTTTATGCCTTATGATATATGCACAGAGAAGCCGGAACCTGTCTTAAAAGAAGTTGACGGCTGGAATGAAGATATTACAGCTGTGACTGGTAAGCTGCAGATTCCAGCTAAACTACAAACCTATATTCATCTCCTGGAAACAGAATTAGGAGTACCGATTAAATATTTGTCCGTTGGCCCGGACAGAAAGCAAACACTGGATCTTTCTCTTAGTTAA
- a CDS encoding DUF7009 family protein: MKIRIKGNSIRYRLIQSEVTKLFATGHLEEYTEFAGKTFGYLVIVGDEEGLTANFNGNDIVLKISRKMIEELHHTDRVGFEDKTGPVSLLIEKDFVCLDNVDEDQSDNYPNPALKC, translated from the coding sequence ATGAAAATCAGAATTAAAGGCAATTCTATAAGATACAGACTCATTCAGTCAGAGGTTACTAAATTGTTCGCGACCGGGCATCTGGAAGAGTACACTGAGTTTGCAGGCAAAACTTTTGGGTATCTGGTTATTGTGGGAGATGAAGAGGGGCTTACAGCAAACTTTAACGGGAATGATATTGTACTTAAGATATCCAGAAAGATGATTGAAGAGCTTCATCATACGGATAGAGTCGGATTTGAAGACAAAACGGGTCCTGTAAGTCTGCTTATTGAAAAAGATTTCGTTTGTCTGGACAATGTAGATGAGGATCAGAGTGATAATTATCCGAATCCTGCTTTAAAATGTTGA
- a CDS encoding ABC-F family ATP-binding cassette domain-containing protein codes for MINVNNISVSFGGTTLFSDVTFSINENDKIALMGKNGAGKSTILKIIADAAKPTSGNVSGPKDAVIAYLPQHLLTQDKVTVFEETMKAFAEVNQMQKELDELNEQLTVRTDYESDDYMKLIERVSDLSEKFYSIEEINYDAEVEKVLKGLGFERRDFTRQTSEFSGGWRMRIELAKILLKKPDLILLDEPTNHMDIESIQWLEDFLINSAKAVMVISHDRAFVDNITNRTIEVTMGRIYDYKAKYSHYLQLRADRRVHQLKAYEEQQRFIADNQEFIDRFRGTYSKTLQVQSRVKMLEKLEVIEIDEVDTSALRLKFPPSPRSGQYPVIVEELTKTYGDHVVFEKASLVIERGEKVAFVGKNGEGKSTMIKAIMGEIDFEGGLKVGHNAKIGYFAQNQAALLDENLTVFETIDQIPLSDGTIKIKDLLGAFMFSGDDTTKKVKVLSGGEKTRLAMIKLLLEPVNVLILDEPTNHLDMKTKDIIKDALKDFDGTLILVSHDRDFLDGLAEKVFEFGNKRVREHFEDIKGFLAYKKMDNLKEIEQS; via the coding sequence GTGATTAATGTAAATAACATCTCCGTTTCATTCGGCGGAACCACGCTGTTTAGTGACGTAACCTTTTCGATAAACGAGAACGATAAGATAGCCCTGATGGGTAAGAATGGTGCAGGAAAGTCAACGATCCTGAAGATTATTGCCGATGCGGCTAAACCTACTTCTGGTAATGTAAGTGGTCCAAAGGACGCGGTAATTGCGTATTTGCCACAGCATTTGCTTACCCAGGATAAGGTTACCGTTTTCGAAGAGACCATGAAAGCTTTTGCAGAGGTAAACCAGATGCAAAAAGAGCTTGATGAGCTGAATGAACAGCTTACTGTTCGTACTGATTACGAAAGTGATGACTACATGAAGCTGATCGAACGTGTGTCGGATCTGAGTGAGAAATTTTATTCGATCGAAGAGATCAATTATGATGCAGAGGTAGAGAAGGTGCTAAAAGGCCTGGGTTTTGAACGCAGGGACTTTACCCGCCAGACTTCTGAGTTTTCGGGTGGATGGCGCATGCGTATCGAGCTGGCCAAAATTCTGTTGAAGAAACCCGATCTCATCTTATTGGATGAGCCTACCAACCACATGGATATCGAAAGTATACAATGGCTGGAAGATTTCCTGATCAATTCGGCAAAAGCAGTCATGGTGATTTCTCACGACCGTGCCTTTGTAGATAATATTACCAATCGTACCATCGAGGTTACCATGGGTAGAATATATGATTACAAAGCCAAATACAGTCATTATCTCCAGTTACGTGCCGACCGCCGTGTTCACCAGTTGAAAGCTTACGAGGAACAACAGCGTTTTATTGCAGATAACCAGGAGTTTATTGACCGGTTTAGAGGAACTTATTCTAAAACCCTGCAGGTGCAATCACGCGTGAAGATGCTTGAAAAACTTGAAGTTATTGAGATCGATGAAGTAGATACTTCGGCATTACGCCTGAAGTTCCCACCATCACCACGCTCTGGTCAATACCCTGTAATTGTAGAAGAGCTGACTAAAACTTATGGCGATCATGTCGTGTTCGAAAAAGCCTCTTTGGTGATTGAACGCGGAGAAAAAGTGGCTTTTGTTGGTAAAAATGGTGAAGGTAAGTCAACCATGATCAAAGCCATCATGGGCGAGATTGATTTTGAAGGAGGTTTAAAAGTAGGTCACAATGCTAAGATCGGATACTTTGCCCAAAATCAGGCCGCATTGCTTGATGAAAACTTGACGGTATTCGAAACCATTGACCAGATTCCATTGAGCGATGGTACGATAAAAATTAAAGATCTTTTAGGTGCCTTTATGTTCAGCGGTGATGATACCACGAAAAAAGTTAAGGTGCTTTCCGGAGGTGAGAAAACCCGTTTAGCCATGATCAAGTTGCTGCTGGAACCTGTAAATGTGTTAATACTGGATGAGCCAACCAACCATTTGGATATGAAGACCAAAGACATTATCAAAGACGCTTTAAAGGATTTTGATGGTACTTTGATCCTGGTATCCCATGACAGGGATTTCCTGGATGGACTGGCAGAAAAAGTATTCGAATTTGGTAATAAGCGGGTCCGAGAGCACTTTGAGGATATCAAAGGATTCCTGGCTTATAAAAAAATGGATAACTTAAAAGAAATCGAACAAAGCTAA